One genomic region from Ursus arctos isolate Adak ecotype North America unplaced genomic scaffold, UrsArc2.0 scaffold_17, whole genome shotgun sequence encodes:
- the LMAN1 gene encoding protein ERGIC-53 yields MAGSRQRGPQARVRPVFCALLLSLSRFAGGDGMGGDPAAAVTAGTGAASPHRRFEYKYSFKGPHLVQSDGTVPFWAHAGNAIPSSDQIRIAPSLKSQRGSVWTKTKAAFENWEVEVTFRVTGRGRIGADGLAVWYTENHGLEGPVFGSADMWNGVGIFFDSFDNDGKKNNPAIVIIGNNGQIHYDHQNDGASQALASCQRDFRNKPYPVRAKITYYQKTLTVMINNGFTPDKNDYEFCARVDNMVVPSQGHFGISAATGGLADDHDVLSFLTFQLTEPGKELPTPDKDISEKEKEKYQEEFEHFQQELDKKKEEFQKGHPDLQGHPADEIFESVGDRELRQIFEGQNRIHLEIKQLNRQLDMILDEQRRYVSSLTEEISKRGAGIPGQQGQITQQELDTVVNTQHEILRQVNEMKNSMSETVRLVSGMQHPGSAGGVYESTQHFNDIKEHLHIVKRDIDNLVQRNMPSNERPKCPELPPFPSCLSTMHFVIFVVVQTVLFIGYIMYRTQQEAAAKKFF; encoded by the exons ATGGCGGGATCCAGGCAAAGGGGTCCCCAGGCCAGAGTTCGGCCTGTTTTCTGCGCCCTGCTGCTGTCGCTTAGTCGCTTCGCGGGGGGCGACGGCATGGGAGGCGACCCTGCGGCCGCTGTTACCGCGGGCACCGGAGCCGCGTCGCCACACCGCCGTTTCGAGTACAAATACAGCTTCAAGGGGCCGCACCTGGTGCAGAGCGACGGGACAGTGCCCTTCTGGGCCCACGCGGGGA ATGCTATTCCAAGTTCAGATCAAATTCGAATAGCACCATCTTTAAAAAGCCAAAGAGGATCGGTGtggacaaaaacaaaagcagcctTCGAGAACTGGGAAGTTGAGGTGACATTTCGAGTGACTGGAAGAGGTCGAATTGGAGCTGATGGCCTG GCAGTTTGGTATACAGAAAATCACGGCTTGGAGGGTCCTGTGTTTGGATCAGCTGATATGTGGAATGGTGTTGGAATATTTTTTGATTCTTTCGACAATGACGGAAAG aaaaataatcctGCTATAGTAATTATAGGCAACAATGGACAAATCCATTATGACCATCAAAA CGATGGTGCTAGTCAAGCTTTAGCAAGTTGCCAGAGAGACTTTCGTAATAAACCCTATCCTGTCCGGGCAAAGATCACGTATTATCAGAAAACACTGACA GTAATGATCAATAATGGCTTCACACCAGATAAAAATGACTATGAATTTTGCGCCAGAGTGGACAATATGGTCGTCCCTTCTCAGGGGCATTTTGGCATATCTGCTGCAACTGGCGGTCTTGCAG atgaCCATGATGTCCTTTCTTTTCTGACCTTCCAGTTGACTGAGCCTGGGAAAGAGCTG CCTACACCagataaagacatttcagaaaaagaaaaagaaaagtatcagGAGGAATTTGAGCACTTTCAACAAGAATTGGATAAAAAAAAGGAGGAATTCCAGAAGGGCCACCCTGACCTTCAGGGGCATCCTG CGGATGAAATATTTGAGAGCGTAGGAGACCGCGAGCTGAGACAAATCTTCGAAGGACAGAATCGCATCCATCTAGAAATCAAGCAGCTGAACCGACAGTTAGACATGATTCTTGATGAACAGAGAAGATACGTCTCTTCCTTGACAGAGGAGATCTCTAAAAGAGGAGCAGGAATCCCAGGGCAGCAGGGACAG ATCACCCAGCAAGAGCTGGATACTGTTGTGAACACTCAGCATGAGATCCTGAGACAAGTGAATGAAATGAA GAATTCCATGAGTGAGACTGTCAGACTGGTCAGCGGCATGCAGCACCCGGGGTCTGCAGGGGGGGTTTATGAGTCAACCCAGCACTTCAATGACATCAAAGAGCACCTTCACATCGTGAAGCGGGACATAGACAACTTAGTGCAGCGAAACATG CCATCAAATGAAAGACCAAAATGCCCAGAACTGCCACCGTTCCCATCATGTTTATCTACGATGCACTTCGTTATATTTGTAGTGGTACAAACGGTGTTATTCATTGGTTATATCATGTATAG gACTCAGCAAGAAGCAGCTGCCAAAAAATTCTTTTGA